A region of the Planctomycetia bacterium genome:
GGCCTCGCGACCACGGTTGGAATCGTGCTCTGCGGAACGATCGCCGCGACGGCCGTGGAACTCAACAACGAACTGGTCGCCTTCGCCGCCTTCGCGCTGACGGGAGCTCTGCTAGGCTTCCTGCGCTATAACTTTCCCCCCGCCTCGATTTTTCTCGGCGATGCAGGAAGTATGTCGATCGGGCTCTTGGCCGGCGGACTAAGTGTTCAAAGCTCGATCAAAGGTGTAACCGCGTTCGCTTTGATCGGACCATTGGCGATGTGGGCGCTGCCGGTAATGGATCTCGCCATGGCGGTGGTACGAAGAAAGCTCACCGGCCGTGGCCTTGCCACGACCGATCGAAGCCATTTGCATCATTGCCTGTTGAATCGTGGAGTAAGCCAGCAGCAATTGCTCGGTATCGTCGGAAGCTTGTGTGCCGTTTGCGGCTTTAGCGCTTGGCTCACGGTGCATTTCAGCAATAGCTGGTTCGCGCTGATCTCGATCGTGGCTTTGGTCGTATCGCTCGTCTCCACGCGCCTATTCGGGTTCGTGGAATTCCAATTGGCGAGCCATCACGTCAAGCAACTGACGAGACAATTCCTCAGCTCGACCCAAAAAGCCGACTTCCAATCCTGGCAATCTAAGGTTCGGCTGCAAGGAGTGCATCCCTGGGAAGAACTGTGGCAATTTCTCGTCGATGAAGCGGAGTCGCTGGAGTTGCTGCAAATCAAACTCGATTTGAATATGCCGTGGCAGCACGAGGGCTATCATGCGAAATGGGTTCGTGCCACGCCTCAACGCGTAGAGCATCTTGCGAGTCTTGAATGGCCTTTATTCCTAGAGCAACGGTATATCGGCACGCTGAGCCTCTCCGGCGACGGCGACTCGGAGCAAGCTATCTGGATGGCAAAGATCGCCGAACTACTCGCCGAGGTTCAAGATCGCATTCAAGCGATCGAAAGCCGCTTCGAACCTCAAATGATCTCGCCAGGCCATTCGAACACCGCGACTCCAAGAGTAGCTTCAGGCACTCCCGTCGATGCGGCGTAGTCGCGAGCATACCATCTCGCATTACCGACTGGCTCACCGTCGGCATCGATTAAGTCCTACATTCGCACTTATCGGTCATTAGTGCGCGATCGACGAGTCCTCGAATCACTCGTTCGATTTGCAGCGGTGTAGTAAGATGAAGTGTCCGAGATCCGCGCAGTCGCGCGATCCGGAAACCGTTTGAAACGTCCGGAAAATCCAAGTTTCATCGTTTCCATCTTAGTTTCGATGACTGACTCAGCGAAAGGTAGCGAAGCAATTCGCCACCCACGAGCACGGAGTGCGCGCGGACTCCGGCTACAACCTTCCGATCTTGTCGATAGTCGCATGCAAGATCCAGTTCGATATTCGTACACTCGCAACGAAGCATGAGCTTGCACGTTTGCCATCTCGCGAAATACTACCCGCCTGCGGCAGGCGGAATCGAAACGCACGTTCAATCGCTCGCTCGAGGCCAATGTGAGCTCGGTCTTCGCGTAACGGTGTTAGTCGTCAATCACCGAGATGCCGACGGGAATGAGATTTTCGATCGACCTTGGACGGCTACGCCGGCGATCGAGGATGAGGATCGTGGAGTTCTCGTGCTTCGCGCCCCGCGAACATGTGCGATTTCAAAATGGGACTTTTCTCCCAAACTGTCACGCCGAATTCGGCAACTTCAGTCAGGTCAGAATCGGGTCGATTTGCTTCACCTGCATACCCCGAACGCCACCATGACGTTAGCACTTTGGGCAGCAGGCCTGAAAGTACCTTTGGTAATCACGCATCACAGCGACGTCATCAAGCAACGCTTTCTGGCAAAGGGCTTGGCGCTATTCGAACGACGATTACTCGGCAAAGCGGCAAAGATCCTGACGGATAGTCCTCCCTATGCTGCCGGCTCCGCGCAACTACAACCCTTTCTCGATAAAGTCGAGCCGCTCCCGTTAGGAATCGATCCTGATCCGTTTTTATCTCCTTCCGAGGACGCTTGTAAGTTCCGCGATGAGCTGCGTCGCCGATATCCCGGCCCTCTCTGGCTTTCGGTCGGACGATTGGTCTACTACAAGGGGCTCGCAACAGCCATTAGCGCACTCACTGAAATGCGCGGCACTTTGCTGATTATCGGAGAAGGCCCACTGCGGCAAGAACTTCAATCACACGCTACGAAAATGGGGTTAGCCGATCGTGTCGTATGGCTTGGTAAAAGTACGGCGGATGAACTTGTGGGTGCATATCAGGCTGCCACTGCGCTTCTATTCCCTAGCAACGCGCGCAGCGAAGGATTCGGTCTCGTTCAGGTAGAAGCGATGGCCTCCGGCTGTCCGGTCATCAATACGGCCATTCCAAATTCCGGCGTTGCTTGGGTCAGCCCGCACGATGAAACAGGATTGACCATAGCCATGAATTCGCCTGCTGAGTTGGCTCAAGCTGCGAATCGACTCGAACGCAACTCCGATCTTAGAAACCGGCTCTCAAGAGCCGGGGTCGATCGCGCTCGATCGTTATTTCACTACCGAACGATGGCACGAAAAAGCCTCGATCTCTACCGTAAGGTCATGGATAGACCATCATCCGTAAGATCCGCTGAATCATCGACGGATTCATCTACGTCCCACGATTCTTCGAGCTTACTGAACTCTTGACAGATATCGATTGTTCTCTAAGTAATGCCGTTGCGAAAGGGCCCGAGCCCTTCTTACAACGCCCAGGTTCGGCTCAGACGCAGCGAGTTTTGCATCTCAACGCCGGCAATCTGTTCGGCGGGATCGAAACTTATTTACTTACTCTCGCTCGCTTCGCCGGCATGGCACCTGGCATGGAGCCGCATTTCGGGATTTGTTTTCCGGGACGATTCCGAAGCGAAATGATTGCAACCGGCTTACCCACGTATGACCTCGGCCCGGTTAGAATCAGTCGGCCATGGACCGTAATTCGAGCGCGAAGACGCCTAGCCGGAATAATAAAGAGGATCCAACCTCATGTGATCATTGTCCATGGACTCTGGTTGCAACTTATTTTCGGGCCGGTCGCAAAAAGATTCAAAATCCCCCTAGTTTCAGCTTTTCACGGACCATTCTCAAATGCTTCATTGTTGAATCGGTGGGCCTTGAAAACCTTGCCCGACTTAATTCTGGCAAATAGCAAATATACAGCTTCCACTCTCAGTGGCTCGATCACGGAAGTTCCTTGCTTTGTCTGCAACTACCCTGTTTCTGCATACGTTGGTTCTATCAAGGACAAACACAGCGTTAGGCAAGAACTGAAGACATCGGAAGACTCCTTAGTGGTCATCCAAGTCAGCCGACTGGAACGCTGGAAAGGTCAACACGTTCTTATTGAAGCACTGTCGACACTTCACGACATGAAGATGTGGGAATGCTGGATTGTCGGCGGCCCTCAGAGACCGTCGGAAGAAGTCTATTATCAGGAACTTAAAGACCTTGCGGCGGCCGGCGAACACGCCTCACGAATCAAGTTCCTGGGACAACGTTCCGACATCGGCGATCTGATGCGCGCGGCCGATGTTTTCTGCCAGCCGAACGTCGCGCCCGAACCTTTCGGAATCGTCTTCGTCGAGGCGCTTTATGCCGGCTTACCGGTCGTCACCTCGAACTTCGGCGGCGGTGCGGAAATCGTTTCTCCGGAGTGCGGAATTCTCACCACACCGGCAAACGTCGACGAACTCCGTCAGGCCTTGATAAAATTGATGACGGATTCGACTTTGCGTAAAGATCTTGCGGCAACCGGCCCGTCGCGCGCGGCTCAACTTTGCGATCCCGAAACACAGATTCACGCGTTGTATAACGCATTATCTCAAATCGACGTGAAACGGAAATGATTCGGTTCGACGGATTCGACAAAGAGCAAAGAATATGCCGAGCCACAAGAAAGACTAAGCGACTTTGAATACTTCCTTCCTTATACTTCTGCTTCTTCCGGCCGCTGCATTTTTCGTATCGTTCGTGTCGGCTCGAAGTTCGCTCGGTGCAAGCATCAGCGTCTTGATCGGCTTCGGATACTTCAACGGAATTATTCGCGCGAATTACATAAGCGTATTCACGACCTTCATGGTCGACATGGCTGTTTTAGGAGTTTATCTCGGCGCGCTACTCAATCAAACAGGACTTTTTAGGGGCATCGGAAAATTTCCCCTCGCCAGTTGGGTAACGGCGCTCGTTCTTTGGCCTCTCATCGTGTCGGCGGTCCCTCAAAACGACATCCTCGTTCAATTCGTAGCGTTCCGAGGTACGGTTTGGCTGTTGCCGATCATGCTTATCGCAACACGGCTTACCGACGATGATTTGCGAGTCATTGCGATTACTTTGGCGGGGCTGAATATAGTCGCTTTAGGTGCAGGGCTTTGGTGCTACGTCTACGGTGTAGAATCGCTTTACCCGGTAAATGCCGTCACCAAGATCATTTACATGTCACGCGATGTCGCGGGCGGACACCTTCGAATTCCTTCACTCTTCCTAAGTTCGGCCGCTTACGGTGGTACGATGGTCGGTTCCTTGCCGTATATCGTCGGTCGGCTTTTCAATACCAAGAACGGCACTGAAAAGCTTTGGCTGATTGCAGGGGTTTTTTCTGCCTTATGCGGCGTCGCTTTGTGTGCGGCACGAGCACCGGTGGTAGCCGCAGGCATTATGTTGCTTGTCGCTTGGCTCATGAGCGGACTTTCACTCAGGGTCGCGATTCCTATCGTGCTCGGATTGGCTGCCTTCGCCACGATCGTCAGTTCTAATGAACGATTTCAGCGCCTAACCAGTTTGTCCGAGAAGCGTGTGATCGTTACGAGGTTGCAAGGAAGCGTCAACGAAAACTTTCTCGACCTGCTTATTAGCTATCCTTTCGGCGCAGGGATGGGCAGTTCCGCCGGAACAAGTATCCCCTACTTCCTAGCACACCGAGCACCGAAACAAATCGGCTTGGAAAACGAGTATTCGCGAATCCTTATCGATCAGGGCTGGATCGGTTTATTGCTCTGGTTGGGTTTTATAGCTTGGGTACATTTTCCTATCCCGCATTCAATCGGCTCTAGATCGCACATCGGGATCGGAATTACCATGATGTACTCCGCTAGCGTAGTCACATGGTGTACGGCAGTGATTGGATCCGGTACGCTTTCCGCTATCCCGGGTTCCATCCTCCTATTGATCAACATGGGAGTGATCGTCGCACGCCGACAACAGCTAGCGATGTCCGCCCGTCGCCGACCGATAAGCCGATCACTCGGTGCAAGAGTTCCGAGAATGAATCCCGAATCGTAATGTTTTTTCTCGGCATGCCGCACGACGATATTTCCACCGCGACCAAGACTTCGATCGGCAAACTCTTTGTCACGGGTAGCGTCGTTCACATTCGCCCAAGCGGCGGTTGGCGCGCCTTGGATCTAGCTGAATTTTGGCGCTATCGCGGGCTGCTCCTGTTTCTGACGTTGCGAGATATTCAACTTCGCTA
Encoded here:
- a CDS encoding glycosyltransferase; this encodes MSLHVCHLAKYYPPAAGGIETHVQSLARGQCELGLRVTVLVVNHRDADGNEIFDRPWTATPAIEDEDRGVLVLRAPRTCAISKWDFSPKLSRRIRQLQSGQNRVDLLHLHTPNATMTLALWAAGLKVPLVITHHSDVIKQRFLAKGLALFERRLLGKAAKILTDSPPYAAGSAQLQPFLDKVEPLPLGIDPDPFLSPSEDACKFRDELRRRYPGPLWLSVGRLVYYKGLATAISALTEMRGTLLIIGEGPLRQELQSHATKMGLADRVVWLGKSTADELVGAYQAATALLFPSNARSEGFGLVQVEAMASGCPVINTAIPNSGVAWVSPHDETGLTIAMNSPAELAQAANRLERNSDLRNRLSRAGVDRARSLFHYRTMARKSLDLYRKVMDRPSSVRSAESSTDSSTSHDSSSLLNS
- a CDS encoding undecaprenyl/decaprenyl-phosphate alpha-N-acetylglucosaminyl 1-phosphate transferase; the protein is MNGSLLAAAFGVAFLSSLLTTPFIRKLSLRFGLVDRPDAHRKIHRGATPLGGGLAIILSIAIAGSLAFLIPSFTGRVIGNFPPKLYGVAVGVLFICCIGVWDDIRGMKARYKLIGQIVAAAIVSDSGLTIQKLSLLGQSLDLGILATPVTIFWLVLCMNALNLIDGADGLATTVGIVLCGTIAATAVELNNELVAFAAFALTGALLGFLRYNFPPASIFLGDAGSMSIGLLAGGLSVQSSIKGVTAFALIGPLAMWALPVMDLAMAVVRRKLTGRGLATTDRSHLHHCLLNRGVSQQQLLGIVGSLCAVCGFSAWLTVHFSNSWFALISIVALVVSLVSTRLFGFVEFQLASHHVKQLTRQFLSSTQKADFQSWQSKVRLQGVHPWEELWQFLVDEAESLELLQIKLDLNMPWQHEGYHAKWVRATPQRVEHLASLEWPLFLEQRYIGTLSLSGDGDSEQAIWMAKIAELLAEVQDRIQAIESRFEPQMISPGHSNTATPRVASGTPVDAA
- a CDS encoding glycosyltransferase family 4 protein, translating into MHLNAGNLFGGIETYLLTLARFAGMAPGMEPHFGICFPGRFRSEMIATGLPTYDLGPVRISRPWTVIRARRRLAGIIKRIQPHVIIVHGLWLQLIFGPVAKRFKIPLVSAFHGPFSNASLLNRWALKTLPDLILANSKYTASTLSGSITEVPCFVCNYPVSAYVGSIKDKHSVRQELKTSEDSLVVIQVSRLERWKGQHVLIEALSTLHDMKMWECWIVGGPQRPSEEVYYQELKDLAAAGEHASRIKFLGQRSDIGDLMRAADVFCQPNVAPEPFGIVFVEALYAGLPVVTSNFGGGAEIVSPECGILTTPANVDELRQALIKLMTDSTLRKDLAATGPSRAAQLCDPETQIHALYNALSQIDVKRK